A window of the Mycobacteriales bacterium genome harbors these coding sequences:
- a CDS encoding MATE family efflux transporter, with translation MSESGDAADIPTRRLLSLTASAFVVLAAEPTYLLVDTAVVGHLGTRPLAALGIAVAVVALLLVVGDFVEYGTTGRVARAYGAGRLDLARAEGVQASWLALLTGIVLAGAGELFAVPLAHVLAGSRVAVRSDAVEWLRIGLAGLPGVLVVLAGNGWMRGVQRTRQPVVFVLAANAVSATLCPLLVYTAGLGLRGSAMANLAGQVVGAVLFIAALEGPKRVVWPTIRKQLGVGRDLVIRNAGFQASFLTAAAVAARMGTAQLAAHQVGMQIDEFTALLLDSVAIAAQSLVGAALGGGDAAAARRVTWRIARWGAWAGVAFAVGYAALWWPVPRIFSGAPAVIHQMHVMWPWFCVLWLPAGVLFALDGVLIGAGDVRFMALLTLVAGIGAFVPIDLAALHFHWGLGGVWAGLLAFYLVRLAGMLVRTQGIRWQVLGAE, from the coding sequence GTGAGCGAGTCGGGGGACGCAGCCGACATCCCCACCCGGCGGCTGCTGTCGCTGACCGCGTCGGCGTTCGTGGTTCTTGCCGCCGAGCCCACCTATCTCCTCGTCGACACGGCCGTGGTCGGCCATCTCGGCACCCGCCCGCTCGCCGCGCTCGGGATCGCGGTCGCCGTCGTGGCTCTCCTCCTGGTCGTCGGCGACTTCGTGGAGTACGGCACCACCGGGCGAGTGGCTCGCGCGTACGGCGCCGGCCGGCTCGACCTCGCGCGTGCCGAAGGTGTGCAGGCCTCGTGGCTGGCGCTGCTCACCGGCATCGTGCTTGCCGGTGCGGGCGAGCTGTTCGCGGTGCCGCTCGCCCACGTGTTGGCCGGCAGCCGGGTCGCGGTGCGGTCCGATGCCGTCGAGTGGTTGCGGATCGGTCTCGCCGGCCTCCCTGGGGTGCTCGTCGTACTGGCCGGGAACGGCTGGATGCGCGGCGTGCAACGCACCCGCCAGCCGGTGGTGTTCGTACTGGCCGCGAACGCGGTGTCGGCCACGCTCTGCCCGTTGCTCGTCTACACCGCGGGCCTGGGCCTGCGAGGGTCAGCGATGGCGAACCTGGCCGGGCAGGTGGTCGGCGCGGTGCTGTTCATCGCCGCGCTGGAGGGTCCCAAGCGGGTCGTCTGGCCGACCATTCGCAAGCAGCTGGGCGTCGGCCGCGACCTCGTGATCCGTAACGCCGGGTTCCAGGCGTCGTTCCTCACCGCAGCCGCGGTGGCGGCGCGGATGGGTACGGCGCAGCTGGCCGCTCATCAGGTCGGGATGCAGATCGACGAGTTCACCGCGTTGCTGCTCGACTCGGTGGCGATCGCCGCGCAGTCCCTCGTGGGCGCGGCACTGGGCGGCGGCGACGCGGCGGCTGCCCGCCGGGTGACCTGGCGGATCGCTCGATGGGGCGCGTGGGCCGGTGTGGCCTTCGCGGTCGGATATGCCGCGCTGTGGTGGCCGGTGCCGAGAATCTTCAGCGGAGCCCCGGCGGTCATCCATCAGATGCACGTGATGTGGCCGTGGTTCTGCGTGCTGTGGCTGCCGGCGGGCGTGTTGTTCGCACTCGACGGCGTCCTCATCGGCGCCGGGGACGTGCGGTTCATGGCCCTGCTCACGCTTGTCGCCGGTATCGGCGCCTTCGTGCCGATCGACCTTGCCGCGCTGCACTTCCACTGGGGGCTCGGTGGCGTGTGGGCCGGCCTGCTGGCGTTCTACCTGGTCCGGCTCGCGGGCATGCTCGTGCGGACCCAGGGCATCCGCTGGCAGGTGCTCGGCGCGGAGTAA
- a CDS encoding glycosyltransferase — MTDSPADSGHEVERAVRPETTAVVISHNHAAYITECLESVRDQTVPPNHLVFVDDGSSDASFDVGTRFVEQHFPSHQLIGHPQPVGLCRSLNEALAHSRGDYLHTIAADDYWMPGKTEVQLGAFARAPDQTVVVYGDALLIAEDGAPLGGTFLERFVPDGLPPDDRFFRTLLRRNFLPAMATMIRRDALVEVGGWDEDLFYEDWDMWLRLACRWPFAHHEDVVAAYRYLPTSMSNARAEEMWLSKLVISRKWAGLSLRADAGALLRSLRPSLRRARHGDWAYARQWGGLLTEVGTRRLRRTRPVG; from the coding sequence GTGACGGATAGCCCGGCGGATTCGGGGCACGAGGTCGAGCGTGCAGTCCGGCCCGAGACGACGGCAGTGGTCATCAGCCACAACCATGCGGCGTACATCACCGAGTGCCTCGAGTCGGTCCGCGACCAGACCGTGCCGCCGAACCACCTGGTCTTCGTCGACGACGGCTCGTCGGACGCGTCCTTCGACGTCGGCACCCGCTTTGTCGAGCAGCACTTCCCGAGCCACCAGCTGATCGGGCATCCACAGCCGGTCGGCCTGTGCCGCAGCCTGAACGAGGCATTGGCACACAGTCGCGGGGACTACCTGCACACGATCGCGGCGGACGACTACTGGATGCCGGGCAAGACCGAAGTCCAGCTCGGCGCCTTCGCCCGCGCACCCGACCAGACCGTGGTCGTCTACGGCGACGCGCTGTTGATCGCCGAGGACGGAGCGCCACTCGGTGGCACCTTCCTCGAGCGCTTCGTTCCCGACGGGCTCCCGCCGGACGACCGGTTCTTCCGCACGCTGTTGAGGCGGAACTTCCTGCCGGCCATGGCGACGATGATCCGCCGCGATGCCCTCGTCGAAGTAGGCGGCTGGGACGAGGACCTGTTCTACGAGGACTGGGACATGTGGTTGCGGCTGGCTTGTCGGTGGCCGTTCGCTCATCACGAGGACGTGGTAGCCGCGTACCGCTACCTTCCGACTTCGATGTCGAATGCAAGAGCCGAGGAGATGTGGCTCAGCAAGCTGGTGATCTCCCGCAAATGGGCAGGACTGTCGCTTCGGGCGGACGCGGGCGCCCTGCTTCGCTCGCTGCGCCCCAGCCTGCGCCGGGCTCGCCACGGCGACTGGGCCTATGCGCGGCAGTGGGGCGGGCTATTGACGGAGGTCGGGACCAGGCGGTTGCGAAGGACGCGCCCGGTCGGCTGA
- a CDS encoding ATPase, T2SS/T4P/T4SS family, with product MKQLGDILVEDGLVTEDQLADAYDEHQRVGRALGRVLVDRGVLTESQLVAALAQQIGMRFVDLTEFPIDGSALSTVPPIVCRRYNALPIGFEDGKLLVAMSDPANVFALDDIRSITGIEVKPVVATKSDVSAAINRFHRADSDLDDLTMALDEEEDTGLDNLKEVVEDAPIVKFVNLLITQAINDRASDIHLEPTERDLRVRFRIDGVLHEIMRSPRNIQSGVTSRLKIMADINIAERRIPQDGRLSVTVSGKKIDLRVATLPTVWGEKVVMRVLDNSTAMLNLSDLGFSDGNYERYSVSFQKPYGMILVTGPTGSGKSTTLYATLNIVSRPEINVITVEDPVEYRIAGINQVQTNPKAGLTFATALRSILRSDPDVVLIGEIRDHETAQIAIEAALTGHLVLTSLHTNDAPSAMTRLVEMGIEPFLVGSALDSVLAQRLARRLCEKCKEPYTPEPSVLRSAQFPWEDGEPLPTLYRAVGCSACSKTGYRGRLALHEVMTVSEDIERLTVARASAIEIGRTAREQGMRLLRLDGMDKAVAGVTSLEEILRVVV from the coding sequence GTGAAGCAGCTCGGCGACATCCTGGTCGAGGACGGCCTGGTCACTGAGGACCAGCTCGCCGACGCCTACGACGAGCACCAGCGCGTCGGGCGCGCCCTCGGTCGCGTCCTGGTCGACCGCGGCGTGCTCACCGAGAGCCAACTGGTCGCAGCGCTCGCCCAGCAGATCGGCATGCGCTTCGTCGACCTCACGGAGTTCCCGATCGACGGCTCGGCGCTGTCGACCGTGCCCCCGATCGTCTGCCGCCGCTACAACGCGCTCCCGATCGGGTTCGAGGACGGCAAGCTGCTGGTCGCGATGTCGGACCCGGCGAACGTCTTCGCGCTCGACGACATCCGCTCGATCACCGGCATCGAGGTCAAGCCGGTCGTCGCGACCAAGTCCGACGTCAGCGCGGCGATCAACCGCTTCCACCGCGCGGACTCCGACCTCGATGACCTCACGATGGCCCTCGATGAGGAAGAGGACACCGGGCTCGACAACCTCAAAGAGGTCGTCGAGGACGCCCCGATCGTCAAGTTCGTCAACCTGCTGATCACGCAGGCGATCAACGACCGGGCCTCGGACATCCACCTCGAGCCGACCGAGCGGGACCTGCGCGTGCGGTTCCGCATCGACGGCGTGCTGCACGAGATCATGCGCTCGCCTCGCAACATCCAGTCCGGCGTGACCAGCCGCCTGAAGATCATGGCGGACATCAACATCGCCGAGCGCCGGATCCCGCAGGACGGCCGGCTCTCGGTCACCGTGAGCGGGAAGAAGATCGACCTGCGGGTGGCGACGCTTCCCACGGTGTGGGGCGAAAAGGTCGTCATGCGAGTGCTGGACAACTCGACCGCGATGCTGAACCTGTCCGATCTCGGGTTCAGCGACGGCAACTACGAGCGGTACTCGGTGAGCTTCCAGAAGCCGTACGGGATGATCCTCGTGACGGGACCGACCGGATCCGGGAAGTCCACGACGCTCTACGCGACGCTGAACATCGTCAGCCGGCCGGAGATCAACGTGATCACGGTCGAGGACCCCGTTGAGTACCGAATTGCCGGGATCAACCAGGTTCAGACCAACCCGAAGGCGGGCCTGACCTTCGCGACTGCACTCCGGTCGATCCTGCGTTCCGACCCCGACGTCGTCCTCATTGGTGAGATCCGGGACCACGAGACGGCCCAGATCGCGATCGAGGCCGCCCTCACCGGTCACCTCGTGCTCACCAGCTTGCACACCAACGACGCGCCTTCGGCGATGACCCGACTGGTCGAGATGGGGATCGAGCCGTTCCTGGTCGGTTCGGCGCTTGACTCCGTTCTCGCGCAGCGGCTCGCCCGGCGGCTGTGTGAGAAGTGCAAGGAGCCCTACACGCCGGAGCCCTCGGTGCTGCGCTCGGCGCAGTTCCCCTGGGAGGACGGCGAGCCGCTGCCGACGCTCTACCGCGCAGTCGGGTGCTCGGCCTGCTCGAAGACCGGCTACCGCGGCCGGCTCGCGCTGCACGAGGTGATGACCGTGAGCGAGGACATCGAGCGGCTCACGGTGGCACGAGCCTCGGCGATCGAGATCGGCCGTACCGCACGGGAGCAGGGGATGCGACTACTGCGCCTCGACGGGATGGACAAGGCCGTGGCCGGCGTCACGTCACTGGAGGAGATTCTCCGCGTCGTGGTCTGA
- a CDS encoding YdeI/OmpD-associated family protein: MSGQRVPGGVVHKLPADLRTALITNAVALDRWKDITPLARNEFICWVEDAKQDHTRERRIRRTQEELEEGMRRPCCWPGCSHRERTGR; this comes from the coding sequence GTGAGCGGCCAGCGGGTTCCCGGCGGGGTGGTGCACAAGCTTCCCGCCGATCTGCGCACGGCGCTCATCACCAACGCGGTCGCACTCGACCGGTGGAAGGACATCACCCCGCTGGCGCGCAACGAGTTCATCTGCTGGGTCGAGGACGCGAAGCAGGACCACACGCGGGAACGCCGGATCAGGCGGACCCAGGAAGAGCTCGAGGAGGGCATGCGGCGGCCGTGCTGCTGGCCGGGGTGCAGCCACCGTGAGCGCACCGGCAGGTAG
- a CDS encoding DUF1972 domain-containing protein: MRALFAFRRRADFLLAVVDLGLGVLAGYVAYSLRFGATSLPGFYVVRYQAMTVGLAVGSVIAGRAAGLYRRDVLRPGQSTVEPAVESAVAVGLAVFLVNQFNFHGALSRSWIGLVTLALLLFAIASRSVLRAGRRMLVPFGIALERYALVGDDAAGRRLLADLTRAAGTPFSVVSILPRNLAPDALLAEARSLRLDGLILTADADPVTVGRLAAALSGEGVDVLLAPGLSGLESRVASVAMLYGVPLLRAAGMAPRRRAVRTRAHKRVRRVAIVGTRGIPANYGGFETFAERLALYLTEQGIEVTVYCRRHHATAGSSWQGVRLVTLPTIPTKYLDTVVHTLLSTVHLVTRTRIRDVVLCNSANAPALPLLRLSGRRVLLNVDGLEWRRRKWGIVGRTWYRFGEWLTVRMADVVVTDADEVRTYYHVRHDTDSVMVPYGADLVPRGQPLAADVGVRPDRFVLYVARWEVENNPELVARAHARARTGLGLVMLGRSTYDPALERAVRAAAAPTAVLPGAVFGEAYVALQSNARCYIHATEVGGTHPALIEAMGAGNLCLVLDTPENREVAGPQAWYFADEADLTGLIERVDRLDPGELETLRTATRRRAAERYSWTDVGRQYVRLLTRDSAAH; the protein is encoded by the coding sequence GTGCGCGCGTTGTTTGCCTTCCGGCGGCGCGCCGACTTCCTGCTGGCGGTCGTCGACCTCGGGCTCGGAGTGCTGGCCGGCTACGTCGCGTACTCGCTGCGCTTCGGTGCCACGAGCCTGCCCGGGTTCTACGTCGTGCGCTACCAAGCGATGACGGTCGGCCTTGCGGTCGGCTCGGTCATCGCCGGCCGGGCCGCCGGGCTCTACCGCCGCGACGTGCTCCGGCCCGGCCAGTCCACGGTCGAGCCGGCGGTCGAGTCCGCGGTCGCGGTCGGACTCGCCGTCTTCCTCGTCAACCAGTTCAACTTCCACGGCGCGCTGTCGCGATCGTGGATCGGTCTGGTCACGCTTGCGCTCTTGCTGTTCGCCATCGCCTCGCGCTCGGTCCTGCGCGCCGGGCGGCGCATGCTCGTCCCGTTCGGCATCGCGCTCGAGCGCTACGCGCTGGTCGGCGACGACGCCGCGGGACGCCGGCTCCTGGCCGACCTCACCCGTGCCGCCGGCACGCCGTTCAGCGTGGTCAGCATTCTGCCGAGGAACCTCGCTCCGGACGCGCTGCTCGCCGAGGCGAGGAGCCTCCGGCTCGACGGCCTGATCCTGACCGCCGACGCCGATCCGGTGACGGTCGGGCGGCTGGCCGCTGCGCTCTCCGGCGAGGGCGTGGACGTCCTGCTCGCGCCCGGGCTGTCCGGCCTGGAGTCGCGAGTCGCGAGCGTCGCGATGCTGTACGGCGTACCGCTGCTGAGAGCCGCCGGCATGGCGCCGCGCAGACGTGCGGTGCGGACCCGTGCCCACAAGCGGGTCCGCCGGGTCGCGATCGTCGGCACCCGCGGGATCCCGGCGAACTACGGCGGCTTCGAAACCTTCGCCGAGCGGCTGGCGCTCTACCTGACCGAGCAGGGTATCGAGGTGACCGTCTACTGCCGTCGACACCATGCGACGGCCGGCAGCAGCTGGCAGGGAGTGCGGCTGGTCACCCTGCCGACGATCCCGACGAAATACCTCGACACGGTCGTGCACACGTTGCTGTCCACGGTTCATCTGGTGACCCGGACGCGGATCCGCGACGTCGTGCTGTGCAACTCCGCGAACGCGCCCGCGCTACCACTGTTGCGGCTGAGCGGGAGGCGCGTGCTGCTCAACGTCGACGGGCTGGAGTGGCGGCGACGCAAGTGGGGGATCGTCGGGCGGACCTGGTACCGGTTCGGCGAGTGGCTCACCGTGCGAATGGCCGACGTCGTCGTGACCGACGCGGACGAGGTGCGCACCTACTACCACGTGCGCCACGACACCGACTCGGTCATGGTTCCGTACGGCGCGGACCTCGTGCCGCGCGGGCAGCCGCTTGCGGCTGACGTCGGTGTCCGGCCGGACCGCTTCGTGCTCTACGTCGCGCGTTGGGAGGTGGAGAACAACCCCGAGCTGGTCGCCCGGGCGCACGCACGAGCCCGGACCGGGCTCGGCCTGGTGATGCTCGGCCGATCGACCTACGACCCGGCTCTCGAGCGCGCGGTTCGCGCCGCCGCGGCGCCCACCGCCGTCCTGCCCGGCGCGGTCTTCGGCGAGGCGTACGTCGCGCTGCAGAGCAACGCCCGTTGCTACATCCACGCGACGGAGGTGGGCGGGACCCATCCGGCGTTGATCGAGGCGATGGGCGCCGGCAACCTGTGCCTGGTCCTGGACACCCCGGAGAACCGGGAGGTGGCCGGCCCGCAGGCCTGGTACTTCGCCGACGAAGCCGATCTCACCGGCCTGATCGAGCGGGTCGACCGGCTCGATCCCGGCGAGCTCGAGACGCTCCGCACAGCGACCCGGCGGCGGGCCGCCGAACGGTACTCCTGGACCGATGTCGGCCGGCAGTACGTCCGCCTTCTGACCCGTGACAGCGCCGCTCACTGA
- a CDS encoding O-antigen ligase family protein, whose amino-acid sequence MLALLAGNLPAAAALAACTWWLLLAPRLEGGRGAGAVTGGAILTALAVLASRPERVLPRPAVWLALAISVAAFGVAVLAPTGWAGAPTAASYVCASWTTIAVAAAVVRSPKLRNLVLLLVVGGVLIELAESWMAWWGGTDASVPISGTFYWYDPFAAFMLAGTVIGLSYWLRRSGPLALFGLVGAALGSIGMVYSTSRAAIACFAVAIGCVAVGAVWGRGRVGAKRLAIGAAVVGFAVWVIGGPPFFPHRSLPFAGTAGRAAGQSLGQNGSYRLEFWREALTVFRRHPLVGGGYHSLASAAVGHVPPTWSLSPLAHNGYLQALSDGGLLLGVPFLLALAAISWYVVAALIGAVRRRDFSTGGFVVPLCLGALLVHSAVDFDWSYAADFEVVAILAGLVAAARWAAPADGSAAERAAATGRPGARLLSGAVLVGVALLAVAAGVAHNGDFKQSLPIGSSASRSVVHHSTSGGKA is encoded by the coding sequence GTGCTTGCTCTGCTGGCCGGAAACCTGCCGGCCGCCGCGGCGCTCGCCGCCTGCACCTGGTGGCTGTTGCTCGCCCCGCGCCTCGAAGGCGGCCGGGGTGCGGGCGCCGTGACCGGCGGCGCCATCCTGACCGCACTCGCGGTCCTCGCCAGCCGGCCCGAACGGGTGCTGCCGCGCCCTGCGGTCTGGCTCGCGCTGGCGATCAGCGTGGCGGCATTCGGCGTCGCCGTGCTCGCTCCCACCGGCTGGGCTGGTGCGCCGACCGCCGCCAGCTACGTCTGCGCGAGCTGGACCACGATCGCGGTTGCCGCCGCGGTCGTACGGTCACCCAAGCTGCGGAACCTCGTCCTGCTGCTGGTGGTCGGGGGAGTCCTCATCGAGCTCGCCGAGTCCTGGATGGCCTGGTGGGGTGGCACCGACGCCAGCGTCCCGATCAGCGGGACGTTCTACTGGTACGACCCGTTTGCTGCGTTCATGCTGGCCGGCACGGTCATCGGTCTGTCGTACTGGCTGCGGCGCTCGGGGCCGCTGGCGCTGTTCGGGCTGGTGGGCGCCGCGCTCGGCAGCATCGGGATGGTCTACTCCACGAGCCGGGCCGCCATCGCCTGCTTCGCCGTTGCCATCGGCTGCGTCGCGGTCGGGGCCGTGTGGGGCCGCGGCCGGGTGGGCGCGAAGCGGCTCGCGATCGGAGCCGCGGTCGTCGGCTTCGCGGTCTGGGTCATCGGTGGGCCGCCGTTCTTCCCGCACCGCTCGCTGCCCTTCGCCGGCACCGCCGGCCGAGCCGCGGGACAGTCCCTCGGCCAGAACGGCAGCTACCGGCTGGAGTTCTGGCGCGAGGCGCTCACTGTGTTCCGCCGGCACCCGCTGGTCGGCGGTGGCTACCACTCGCTGGCGTCCGCTGCCGTGGGTCACGTCCCGCCCACCTGGTCGCTCTCGCCGCTCGCCCACAACGGGTACCTGCAGGCGCTCTCGGACGGCGGGCTGCTGCTCGGCGTACCCTTCCTGCTCGCTCTTGCGGCGATCTCGTGGTACGTCGTCGCAGCGCTGATCGGCGCGGTTCGACGCCGCGACTTCTCGACCGGCGGGTTCGTCGTTCCGCTCTGCCTCGGTGCGCTGCTCGTCCACTCGGCAGTTGACTTCGACTGGTCCTACGCAGCCGACTTCGAGGTCGTCGCGATCCTTGCCGGGCTGGTCGCCGCGGCGCGCTGGGCCGCGCCTGCCGATGGCTCGGCCGCAGAACGGGCGGCCGCGACCGGCCGCCCGGGTGCCCGGCTGCTTTCCGGAGCAGTCCTCGTCGGTGTGGCGCTGCTCGCAGTGGCCGCCGGCGTCGCCCACAACGGCGACTTCAAGCAGTCGCTGCCGATCGGATCCAGCGCATCGCGGTCCGTCGTCCACCACTCGACCAGCGGGGGTAAGGCGTGA
- a CDS encoding glycosyltransferase family 1 protein translates to MTFLIDVHHVGGRQTGNETWAANIARELATSPGVEPLAFAATAAGCDEVAALTGRTPRIVSARAIRRVAVDLPRVASSVRAAALLVHYTMPLTRRPCVVVVHDLSPFDPDSTDWLPAAFRARVRASIRRSARSAAALLVPSEFTRQGVIERFGVDPDRVSVAPNAVDPGLAQLIDAVPRSEGRSGTNRVLVVGNVLPRKNLGTVAAAVAALRATGLEIELRVVGRVPDAGREIERDLRHRLGEAVSFTGYVSPAQLAAEYVAADLLAFPSLFEGFGIPVLEAMYAGIPVIVSHAGSLPEVAGDAGLVVPSLDVDGWRAAIGDLLDDAPRRRELVAAGHRRVAEYSWAASAAAALDALRTAGGTTGSTVGTATS, encoded by the coding sequence ATGACCTTTCTGATCGACGTGCACCACGTCGGAGGTCGCCAGACCGGGAACGAGACCTGGGCCGCGAACATCGCCCGCGAGCTGGCCACTTCGCCCGGCGTCGAGCCACTCGCCTTCGCGGCCACCGCCGCCGGCTGCGACGAGGTCGCCGCGCTCACCGGGCGGACCCCGCGCATCGTGTCCGCCCGCGCGATCCGCCGGGTTGCCGTCGACCTGCCGCGGGTGGCGAGCAGCGTCCGCGCGGCGGCGTTGCTCGTGCATTACACGATGCCGCTGACCCGGCGCCCGTGCGTGGTCGTCGTTCACGACCTCTCGCCGTTCGACCCGGACAGCACCGACTGGCTGCCGGCTGCCTTCAGGGCCCGGGTGCGGGCGTCGATCCGGCGTAGCGCGCGGTCGGCGGCCGCGCTTCTCGTCCCGTCGGAGTTCACCCGGCAGGGCGTCATCGAGAGGTTCGGCGTCGATCCTGACCGGGTCTCCGTCGCGCCGAACGCCGTCGACCCGGGCCTGGCCCAGCTCATCGACGCCGTACCTCGCTCCGAAGGACGCAGCGGCACGAACCGGGTGCTCGTTGTCGGCAACGTCCTCCCGCGCAAGAACCTCGGCACGGTGGCTGCCGCGGTTGCTGCCCTGCGCGCTACCGGCCTGGAGATCGAGCTGCGGGTCGTCGGCCGGGTGCCGGACGCCGGGCGTGAGATCGAGCGGGACCTGCGCCACCGGCTCGGCGAGGCGGTCTCCTTCACCGGGTACGTCAGCCCGGCACAGCTGGCGGCCGAGTACGTCGCCGCCGACCTGCTCGCGTTTCCCTCCCTCTTCGAAGGCTTCGGCATCCCGGTGCTGGAGGCGATGTACGCCGGTATCCCCGTCATCGTGAGCCACGCCGGGAGCCTGCCGGAAGTGGCCGGTGACGCCGGGCTGGTCGTCCCGTCCCTCGACGTCGACGGCTGGCGCGCCGCGATCGGTGACCTCCTCGACGACGCCCCGCGGCGTCGCGAGCTCGTCGCAGCCGGTCACCGGCGAGTTGCGGAGTACAGCTGGGCGGCGAGCGCGGCCGCGGCGCTCGACGCGCTGCGGACCGCCGGCGGAACCACCGGTTCAACGGTGGGAACGGCGACCTCATGA
- a CDS encoding class I SAM-dependent methyltransferase produces MTGRKPPRPDRDEQRQEEVWSSLGADDPDWAVLTVRDRRHRGWEDDLSEFYETGEAAVSECLELARPTGAARALDYGAGTGRLSFALAKRFAHVTAVDISPGMRKTLNERAAAAGITNVTTVAPSEVDEHGEHDFAVSLLVLQHLPDLQAVDAAVGVIAGALRPGGVAVIELPERVKTWRARIQPRFRAYRLLRTLGWSHQRLHRRGLSGISMLVVPAPQAERLLVGNGLQVLTHATSGDDGYDYARWVVRRDG; encoded by the coding sequence ATGACCGGTCGCAAGCCACCTCGCCCGGACCGCGACGAGCAGCGCCAGGAGGAGGTGTGGTCCTCGCTCGGAGCCGACGATCCGGACTGGGCCGTGCTGACCGTTCGCGACCGTCGCCATCGCGGGTGGGAAGACGACCTGTCCGAGTTCTACGAGACCGGTGAGGCCGCGGTCTCCGAGTGCCTTGAGCTTGCCCGGCCGACCGGTGCGGCGCGTGCTCTGGACTACGGCGCGGGCACCGGGAGGCTGTCGTTCGCCCTCGCCAAACGGTTCGCGCATGTCACCGCCGTCGATATCTCCCCCGGCATGCGCAAGACGCTGAACGAACGGGCTGCCGCGGCCGGCATCACCAATGTCACGACCGTCGCGCCGTCGGAGGTCGACGAGCACGGCGAACACGACTTCGCAGTGTCGCTGCTGGTCCTCCAGCATCTGCCCGACCTCCAGGCGGTCGACGCCGCGGTCGGCGTCATCGCGGGCGCACTCCGGCCCGGTGGAGTCGCGGTGATCGAGCTGCCGGAGCGCGTGAAGACCTGGCGGGCTCGCATCCAGCCCCGGTTTCGGGCTTACCGGTTGCTGCGCACACTGGGCTGGTCGCACCAACGTCTCCATCGACGGGGGCTGTCCGGAATCTCCATGCTCGTGGTTCCGGCGCCGCAGGCCGAGCGGCTCCTCGTCGGCAACGGCCTTCAGGTCCTGACCCATGCGACGAGCGGCGACGACGGCTACGACTATGCGCGCTGGGTGGTGCGTCGTGACGGATAG
- a CDS encoding type IV pilus twitching motility protein PilT — translation MAPPPNEPPLGSVNPQVDLDTSYARAALEEDSGLEAGLLSELLVECQDSGASDLHLSAGARPTLRMNGTLVPMEDRAILTPPVIQRMMYAILTQKQRERFEEELELDFAFALPGRARFRVNLYRQRDALGAAFRIIPYEIKALEDLGIPPSVANFAMLPRGFVLVTGPTGSGKSTTLASLVDLANRQRHDHIMTVEDPIEFLHSHKACLVNQREVGEDTWSFQNALKHVLRQDPDIILVGEMRDLETISVALTAAETGHLVFATLHTQDAAQTIDRVIDVFPSHQQQQIRVQLAGAIQGVVCQTLCKTYDGKARAVATEVMVATPAIRNLIREGKTHQIYSALQAGARYGMHTLDQHLAELVKAGRITYETALDKCHHVEDFNRLTGRA, via the coding sequence ATGGCTCCGCCGCCGAACGAGCCTCCGCTCGGCTCGGTCAACCCCCAGGTCGACCTCGACACCAGCTATGCGCGTGCGGCACTGGAGGAGGACAGCGGCCTGGAGGCCGGCTTGCTCTCCGAGCTGCTGGTGGAGTGCCAGGACAGCGGTGCGTCCGACCTGCACCTGTCAGCGGGCGCGCGCCCGACGTTGCGCATGAACGGCACGCTGGTCCCGATGGAGGACCGTGCGATCCTCACGCCTCCGGTCATCCAGCGGATGATGTACGCGATTCTCACCCAGAAGCAGCGGGAGCGTTTCGAGGAGGAGCTCGAGCTGGACTTCGCGTTCGCGCTTCCGGGCCGGGCCCGCTTCCGGGTCAACCTCTACCGCCAGCGGGACGCCCTCGGTGCGGCGTTCCGGATCATCCCCTACGAGATCAAGGCGCTCGAGGACCTCGGCATCCCGCCGAGCGTGGCCAACTTCGCCATGCTGCCGCGCGGGTTCGTCCTGGTCACCGGGCCGACCGGTTCCGGTAAGTCGACGACCCTGGCCTCTCTGGTCGACCTGGCCAACCGCCAGCGGCACGACCACATCATGACGGTCGAGGACCCGATCGAGTTCCTGCACAGCCACAAGGCCTGCCTGGTCAACCAGCGCGAGGTCGGCGAGGACACCTGGTCGTTCCAGAACGCCCTGAAGCACGTTCTGCGCCAGGACCCCGACATCATCCTGGTCGGCGAAATGCGTGACCTCGAGACCATCTCGGTGGCACTGACCGCCGCCGAGACCGGCCACCTGGTGTTCGCGACCCTGCACACCCAGGATGCGGCGCAGACCATCGACCGGGTCATCGACGTCTTCCCGTCGCACCAGCAGCAGCAGATCCGCGTCCAGCTCGCCGGTGCGATCCAGGGCGTCGTCTGCCAGACGTTGTGCAAGACCTACGACGGCAAGGCGCGTGCGGTCGCGACCGAGGTCATGGTGGCCACCCCCGCCATCCGCAACCTGATCCGCGAGGGCAAGACCCACCAGATCTACTCCGCACTCCAGGCCGGGGCGCGGTACGGGATGCACACCCTCGACCAGCACCTGGCCGAGCTGGTGAAGGCGGGCCGGATCACCTACGAGACCGCGCTCGACAAGTGCCATCACGTCGAGGACTTCAACCGGCTGACCGGCCGGGCCTGA